In Ischnura elegans chromosome 6, ioIscEleg1.1, whole genome shotgun sequence, one genomic interval encodes:
- the LOC124160421 gene encoding eukaryotic translation initiation factor 3 subunit B-like — MGNALRCCCRRTQRRDEEEGPAAEGPCPEETVTPGAGVEAVDNTSEPPKSTSPVPPEAGTPPSPASPPPPGEEQDEDEGPARGSSEVQDHPGPNDRLHRSMLREMDILRRDIEDLVAEIDRLEAIIEHLLIHLDLQALEQRPPRVGPGGDQ, encoded by the exons ATGGGAAACGCTCTGC GATGTTGCTGCCGAAGGACACAGCGGCGGGATGAGGAGGAGGGTCCGGCCGCCGAGGGCCCTTGCCCGGAGGAGACGGTGACTCCGGGGGCGGGCGTGGAAGCAGTGGACAACACCAGTGAACCACCAAAATCCACGTCCCCTGTGCCCCCGGAGGCGGGCACACCACCTTCGCCcgcctcacctcctcctccgGGAGAAGAACAAGATGAAGATGAGGGCCCTGCCAGGGGGAGTAGTGAGGTGCAGGACCATCCAGGGCCAAACGATCGCCTCCACCGGTCAATGCTCCGAGAAATGGACATATTGAGGAGAGATATCGAGGACCTCGTAGCGGAGATTGACCGGCTGGAGGCGATAATTGAACATCTACTAATACACCTAGACCTCCAGGCCCTGGAACAGAGACCGCCGCGGGTCGGTCCTGGAGGTGACCAGTAA